A region of Paenibacillus sp. JNUCC-31 DNA encodes the following proteins:
- a CDS encoding DeoR/GlpR family DNA-binding transcription regulator — protein MLTEERYAAIIERLQQRGIVKLQELVDVIGASESTIRRDLIDLESRQMLKRIHGGASLVNEKTPEPGMEEKTFKNIQQKTTIARLAAQEINNGECIYLDAGTTTLAMIPFIEARDVTVVTNGLSHVEALVSKRIRSYLLGGMMKIHTKAVIGSIALQNMDNFRFDKCFIGTNGVDAEMGYTTPDPEEALIKRRAHQLSGKSYVLADSSKIGEITFAKLFDLEEADLITEHMPEHWRSVITQKTKIIEG, from the coding sequence ATGCTGACTGAAGAACGATATGCTGCAATTATAGAGCGCTTACAACAAAGAGGGATTGTGAAACTGCAAGAGCTTGTCGATGTAATTGGAGCCTCTGAATCAACGATTAGACGTGATTTGATTGACCTGGAAAGTCGACAGATGTTAAAGCGTATACATGGTGGTGCTTCTCTGGTGAATGAAAAGACACCGGAACCAGGCATGGAAGAAAAAACGTTCAAAAACATTCAACAAAAAACGACCATTGCTCGTTTAGCAGCACAGGAGATCAACAATGGCGAATGTATCTATCTGGATGCGGGGACAACTACATTAGCGATGATTCCTTTTATTGAAGCTAGGGATGTTACAGTTGTGACGAATGGTCTTTCACACGTAGAGGCACTGGTGAGCAAACGAATACGCAGTTACTTGCTTGGCGGAATGATGAAAATTCACACCAAAGCAGTGATTGGCAGTATTGCATTACAGAACATGGATAATTTCCGTTTTGATAAATGTTTTATTGGAACCAACGGGGTGGATGCCGAAATGGGGTATACGACTCCTGATCCAGAGGAAGCCTTGATTAAAAGACGTGCACATCAATTGTCCGGGAAATCTTATGTACTGGCTGATTCCAGCAAGATTGGGGAAATAACTTTTGCCAAACTGTTTGACCTGGAGGAGGCGGACTTGATCACCGAGCATATGCCGGAACATTGGCGTTCTGTAATCACCCAGAAAACTAAAATAATTGAGGGATAA
- the pfkB gene encoding 1-phosphofructokinase produces MIYTVTLNPSIDYIVEVDDLKLGELNRMNRDLKLPGGKGINVSRVLNQLGADNTALGFLGGFTGRFINDKLQEDQIQTDFITIADDTRINIKLKHGDETEINGLGPAIRPEEAEQLLNKLSSLQKGDIVILSGSIPPSLGADFYDRLINVCKRTSAEFVIDTTGPALMDALVYEPLLVKPNHHELAELFGVSIETQEELVTYGRKLLEAGAKHVLISMAGEGALLITQTDVYHANVPKGVVKNSVGAGDSMIGGFVGTFVLNEDLLEAFRTGVASGSATAFSDDLATRELIEGLRTQVTITKI; encoded by the coding sequence ATGATATATACCGTGACACTTAATCCTTCCATCGATTACATCGTGGAAGTGGATGATCTGAAGCTAGGTGAATTGAATCGCATGAACCGGGACCTGAAACTTCCCGGAGGAAAAGGAATTAACGTATCAAGAGTGCTTAATCAGTTGGGGGCAGATAACACTGCACTTGGGTTCCTGGGAGGATTTACGGGTCGTTTCATTAATGACAAGTTGCAGGAAGATCAGATCCAGACGGACTTTATTACCATTGCAGATGATACCCGCATTAACATCAAGCTGAAGCATGGAGACGAGACGGAGATTAACGGGCTGGGGCCAGCCATTCGTCCAGAGGAAGCTGAGCAGTTGCTAAACAAGCTGTCTTCATTGCAAAAAGGAGATATCGTCATTCTTTCCGGAAGTATACCGCCTTCGCTTGGAGCAGATTTCTACGATCGTCTCATTAACGTATGCAAGCGAACGAGTGCGGAATTTGTAATCGATACGACGGGACCTGCATTAATGGATGCTCTGGTATATGAACCGCTGCTGGTGAAGCCGAACCATCATGAACTGGCTGAGCTGTTCGGAGTAAGCATCGAGACACAGGAAGAACTGGTGACGTACGGTCGCAAGCTCTTGGAAGCGGGAGCCAAACATGTGCTGATTTCCATGGCTGGAGAAGGTGCGCTGTTGATTACCCAAACGGATGTGTATCACGCGAACGTACCAAAAGGCGTCGTGAAAAACTCCGTTGGTGCAGGAGACTCCATGATCGGCGGATTTGTTGGAACATTTGTATTGAACGAAGATTTGCTTGAAGCCTTCCGCACAGGAGTTGCTTCAGGGAGTGCGACAGCTTTCTCGGATGATCTGGCAACACGGGAGCTGATCGAAGGGCTGCGTACTCAAGTTACCATAACCAAAATATAG
- a CDS encoding PTS fructose transporter subunit IIABC gives MRITDLMIQDTMIMDLQATTKEEAIDELIASLNRSGRINDPVLFKEMIYKREAESSTGIGGGIAMPHAKTTAVNEPTVVFAKSRKGLDFEALDDEPAHIFFMIAAPEGAANTHLRTLAALSRLLIDSDFISQLMSTDTPAEVTALFDAKQAEEEEKKAAKEKAEAEKASSASGNTNGQKQNTSGVIVGNAASEDFVVAVTACPTGIAHTFMAEDALKKKAQEMGINIRVETNGSEGAQNVLTADEIARAKGVIIAADKNVEMARFDGKPVLQRPVSDGIRKSEELIRKAVNGDAPIYRSQEGGGGKAEGESQGKMNIGSKIYKDLMNGISHMLPFVVGGGILLAISFLFEQLASPDNPIVQLLQTIGGGTGAFHFLIPVLAGFIAMSIGDRPALMPGMVGGLMAVNSNAGFLGGLAAGFLAGYVVIGLRKLFKGLPKAIDGLKPILLYPVFGLLIVGAISFYVFDPIFGSLNTWLVDALGNLGTGNAVLLGLLLGGMMSIDMGGPFNKAAYTFAIGVFTSSGNTDGAWMAAVMAGGMVPPLAIALATTFFKSKFTEQERKSGLTNYVLGFSFITEGAIPFAAADPLRVLTSCILGSAVAGGLTQLWSINVPAPHGGIFVAALANHALLFLLAVAIGSVISGLVLGLWKKSPSLVK, from the coding sequence ATGAGAATAACAGACCTGATGATCCAGGATACGATGATCATGGACCTGCAAGCCACAACGAAAGAAGAGGCTATCGATGAACTCATTGCAAGTCTGAACCGAAGCGGACGCATAAATGACCCGGTGCTGTTTAAGGAAATGATCTACAAACGCGAAGCTGAATCAAGCACAGGAATTGGTGGCGGTATTGCCATGCCTCATGCGAAGACCACAGCCGTGAATGAACCTACAGTTGTATTTGCGAAGAGTAGAAAAGGACTTGATTTTGAAGCGCTAGATGATGAGCCGGCTCATATATTCTTTATGATTGCAGCGCCTGAAGGGGCTGCCAATACACATCTGCGCACGCTTGCGGCTCTTTCCAGGCTGTTGATTGATAGCGATTTCATATCTCAGCTGATGAGTACGGATACGCCGGCAGAAGTGACTGCATTATTTGATGCCAAACAGGCTGAGGAAGAAGAAAAGAAAGCAGCCAAAGAGAAAGCGGAAGCGGAGAAGGCGAGTAGTGCTTCCGGTAATACGAATGGTCAGAAACAGAATACATCAGGCGTTATTGTTGGCAATGCAGCATCAGAAGATTTTGTCGTTGCGGTTACTGCATGTCCAACAGGGATTGCTCACACATTTATGGCTGAAGACGCTCTCAAAAAGAAAGCGCAGGAAATGGGCATCAATATTCGAGTGGAGACCAATGGTTCGGAGGGAGCACAAAACGTTCTGACTGCTGATGAAATTGCTCGGGCCAAGGGAGTCATTATTGCCGCAGATAAAAATGTGGAAATGGCCCGTTTTGATGGCAAACCGGTTCTGCAAAGACCAGTCAGCGACGGTATCCGCAAATCCGAAGAGCTGATCCGCAAAGCGGTTAACGGAGATGCTCCCATCTATCGCAGCCAGGAGGGCGGCGGTGGCAAGGCCGAAGGGGAAAGCCAAGGCAAAATGAACATAGGCAGCAAAATTTATAAAGATTTGATGAACGGGATCTCCCACATGCTTCCATTTGTTGTGGGTGGCGGTATTTTGCTGGCGATCTCCTTCTTGTTTGAGCAGCTTGCTAGCCCCGATAATCCGATTGTTCAATTGTTGCAGACCATTGGTGGCGGAACCGGTGCGTTCCACTTCCTGATTCCTGTCCTTGCCGGATTTATCGCAATGAGTATTGGTGATCGTCCAGCACTGATGCCGGGTATGGTCGGTGGATTGATGGCCGTGAATTCGAACGCGGGTTTCCTTGGTGGTCTGGCAGCCGGTTTCCTGGCCGGTTATGTTGTTATCGGTCTGCGCAAACTGTTTAAAGGATTGCCTAAAGCCATTGATGGTTTGAAACCGATCCTGTTGTATCCTGTGTTCGGATTGCTTATCGTTGGTGCTATAAGTTTCTATGTCTTCGATCCAATCTTCGGTTCCCTGAACACATGGCTTGTGGATGCGCTTGGAAACCTGGGTACTGGAAATGCCGTGCTGCTTGGGTTGCTGCTTGGCGGTATGATGTCCATTGATATGGGTGGACCGTTTAACAAAGCGGCCTATACATTTGCGATTGGGGTATTCACATCCAGCGGTAACACAGATGGTGCTTGGATGGCAGCTGTTATGGCAGGCGGTATGGTTCCGCCACTGGCCATTGCGTTGGCTACGACGTTCTTCAAATCCAAATTTACGGAGCAAGAACGTAAATCAGGTTTGACGAATTACGTGCTCGGGTTTTCCTTTATCACCGAAGGTGCCATTCCATTCGCTGCAGCTGACCCGCTGCGTGTTCTGACTTCCTGTATTCTGGGTTCGGCTGTGGCTGGCGGATTGACTCAATTGTGGAGCATTAATGTACCAGCACCGCACGGTGGAATTTTCGTTGCAGCACTCGCCAATCACGCTTTGCTCTTCCTGCTTGCTGTAGCGATCGGTTCGGTAATCTCGGGTCTGGTTCTGGGCCTGTGGAAAAAATCACCTTCCCTCGTGAAATAA
- a CDS encoding class I SAM-dependent methyltransferase yields the protein MSDVIKDEVQKQFAKNAQKYVTSARHAKGEDLALLVASSQASPDMTVLDIATGGGHVANALAPLVKQVIALDLTEKMLEVAERFIQGNGHLNVEFVAGDAERLPFSNDSFDLVTCRIAAHHFPDVPSFISEALRVTKPGGRLLLIDNVAPERDENDRFYNEIEKRRDASHVRAWRKSEWIRMVELTGYRIEGMISFEKPFLFEDWCERAGMSEEEKRALEASMLSESNEIKTYFKLEESGRGRILRFEGESIFIQAVKSR from the coding sequence ATGTCGGATGTGATTAAAGATGAGGTGCAGAAACAGTTTGCCAAAAATGCACAAAAATATGTAACGAGTGCCCGTCATGCCAAAGGAGAAGACCTAGCTTTGCTTGTCGCTTCGTCACAAGCAAGTCCGGATATGACCGTACTGGATATTGCCACTGGCGGGGGACATGTTGCCAATGCTCTGGCACCGCTGGTTAAGCAGGTGATAGCTTTGGATTTAACGGAGAAAATGCTGGAGGTGGCCGAACGCTTTATTCAGGGTAATGGGCATCTGAATGTAGAGTTTGTCGCGGGTGATGCGGAGAGGCTCCCGTTTAGTAACGATTCCTTTGACCTTGTTACTTGCCGGATTGCCGCACATCATTTTCCGGACGTACCATCTTTTATATCCGAAGCGCTGCGAGTAACGAAGCCGGGTGGCAGATTGTTGCTGATTGACAACGTGGCGCCTGAACGTGATGAGAATGACCGGTTTTACAACGAGATAGAGAAGCGTCGTGATGCAAGTCATGTTCGTGCATGGCGCAAATCAGAATGGATTCGAATGGTGGAGCTTACAGGATACCGGATCGAAGGGATGATTTCCTTCGAAAAACCGTTTTTGTTCGAAGATTGGTGTGAGCGGGCAGGGATGTCAGAGGAGGAGAAGAGAGCACTTGAGGCAAGCATGCTAAGCGAATCGAATGAGATCAAAACCTACTTTAAACTGGAAGAGAGCGGGCGTGGCAGAATTCTTCGTTTTGAGGGAGAGAGTATATTCATTCAGGCAGTAAAATCCAGATAA
- a CDS encoding oxalate decarboxylase family bicupin, producing MKNENTNNGKPLIIPQPIRKDGAGGPDLGPRDVMRDLQNPDMLVPPVTDNGLLPNLRMSFSDTHMQLNHGGWSREITVRDLPIATTLAGVNMSLTPGGVRELHWHQQSEWAYMIWGTARITSVDQQGRNFIADVGTGDLWFFPKGLPHSIQGLADGCEFLLVFDDGSFSDLNTLSISDWFAHTPPEVLSVNFGIPESAFQSMPTEQVYMFQDQVPGSLASQEVQSPYGTVPLSFKHRLLAQKPTITPGGSVRIVDSTNFPISTTVAAALVEIKPGGMRELHWHPNADEWQYYLTGQGRMTVFGGNGIARTFDYRAGDVGYVPVAMGHYIENTGTDTLWFLEIFRSDRFEDISLNQWMALTPEDLVRENLNASPELLHALRKEKWPVV from the coding sequence ATGAAAAATGAAAACACCAATAATGGCAAACCGTTAATTATTCCCCAACCGATCCGAAAAGACGGTGCTGGCGGACCCGATCTGGGCCCTCGTGACGTGATGAGAGATTTACAAAATCCAGATATGCTGGTACCTCCGGTAACCGACAACGGGTTATTACCCAATCTGAGAATGTCTTTTTCCGATACACATATGCAGTTGAACCATGGAGGTTGGTCCCGCGAAATCACAGTGCGGGATCTGCCCATCGCCACAACACTTGCTGGGGTGAATATGAGTCTTACACCAGGAGGCGTGCGTGAACTGCACTGGCATCAGCAATCCGAATGGGCGTATATGATCTGGGGTACGGCACGTATTACGTCCGTGGATCAGCAGGGTCGCAATTTTATTGCAGATGTAGGAACGGGTGATCTGTGGTTCTTCCCCAAAGGTTTGCCCCATTCCATTCAGGGACTTGCTGATGGATGTGAGTTCTTGCTTGTATTTGATGACGGGTCTTTCTCCGATCTGAATACGTTGTCCATTTCCGATTGGTTCGCTCATACACCACCGGAAGTACTTTCAGTCAATTTTGGCATACCCGAATCTGCATTCCAATCCATGCCAACGGAACAGGTTTACATGTTTCAGGATCAAGTCCCTGGTTCCCTTGCAAGTCAGGAAGTCCAGTCCCCCTACGGTACGGTGCCTCTCTCCTTCAAGCATCGATTACTAGCCCAGAAACCGACCATTACACCAGGAGGAAGTGTGCGCATTGTGGACTCCACCAACTTCCCGATCTCTACAACGGTTGCCGCAGCCCTGGTGGAAATAAAACCAGGAGGCATGCGTGAGCTGCACTGGCACCCCAATGCGGATGAGTGGCAATACTATTTGACTGGTCAAGGACGAATGACGGTTTTTGGAGGGAACGGCATTGCGCGCACTTTCGACTATCGGGCGGGAGATGTTGGATACGTACCTGTAGCCATGGGCCATTATATTGAGAATACAGGCACAGACACATTATGGTTTTTGGAAATTTTCAGAAGTGACCGCTTTGAAGATATTTCTCTAAATCAATGGATGGCATTAACCCCGGAAGATCTGGTGCGCGAGAATCTGAATGCTTCTCCCGAACTGCTTCATGCATTGCGTAAAGAAAAATGGCCAGTCGTTTAA